In the Accipiter gentilis unplaced genomic scaffold, bAccGen1.1, whole genome shotgun sequence genome, one interval contains:
- the LOC126037240 gene encoding U3 small nucleolar RNA-interacting protein 2-like, producing MATLHMRDVITGLDSLSRECCVTAGGRDGTVRLWKIPEESQLVFYGHQGSIDCIQLISEEHMVSGADDGSLALWGLTKKKPLALARQAHGMQDAQGLQQPYWISAVAALRNRDLLATGSQSASVKLWKCGEGFRKLEPLWDIPLVGFVNSLKFSAAGDFLVAGLGQEHRLGRWWRVKEAKNSVCIVPLKRRAAAPSPEAPDSPEAPDSS from the exons gatgtcatcacggggctggacagcctgagccgggagtgctgtgtgacggcagggggccgggacggtaccgtgcggctctggaagatcccggaggagtcgcagcttgtgttttacgggcacca gggctccatcgattgtatccagctcatcagtgaggagcacatggtgtcaggcgccgatgacgg gtccctagccctgtgggggctaacgaaaaagaagccgctggcactggcccggcaggcacatggcatgcaggatgcccagggcctgcagcagccatactggatctcagcagtggccgccctgcgcaacagggacctcctggctacag gctcccagagcgccagcgtgaagctctggaagtgcggtgagggatttcggaagctggagcccctctgggacatcccgttg gtgggttttgtgaacagcctcaagttctctgcagccggtgacttcctggtggctggccttggacaggagcaccg gcttggccggtggtggagagtcaaagaggccaagaacagcgtctgcatcgtccctctgaagcggagggctgcagcccccagtcccgaagcccccgacagccctgaagcccccgacagctcctag